From a region of the Myroides sp. JBRI-B21084 genome:
- the dnaN gene encoding DNA polymerase III subunit beta has translation MKFIVSSSYLLKQLQVLGSVINSNNTLHILDNFLFELDQNQLKVSASDLETTMTATLEIESTSEGAIAVPARLLLETLKTFPEQPLTFTVKENSTIEISSDLGKYVLAYLPGDEFPKAEMLEDPLKSDISAEILHTAISKTIFAAGNDDLRPVMSGVYFQFSPTGAIFVATDAHKLVKYSRTDVISTAETNFIMPKKPLNILKNILATSDASVVIEYNDSNAMFSFDNYTLICRLIDGKYPNYEAVIPKENPNKLIISRTQFLSSVRRVAIYANKTTHQIRLKIAGTELNISAEDIDYSNKADERLTCDYQGDDMQIGFNSRFLTEMLTNLQSDEIQLEMSLPNRAGILTPIDGLDEGETVTMLVMPVMLNN, from the coding sequence ATGAAATTTATTGTATCGAGCTCGTATTTATTGAAACAATTGCAGGTTTTAGGAAGCGTTATAAATAGTAACAATACCTTACATATACTTGATAATTTTTTATTTGAACTTGATCAAAATCAATTAAAAGTATCGGCATCGGATTTAGAAACTACCATGACCGCAACTTTAGAGATTGAATCAACAAGTGAAGGCGCAATTGCTGTACCAGCACGTTTATTATTAGAGACTTTAAAAACATTTCCTGAGCAACCATTGACATTTACCGTAAAGGAAAACAGTACTATTGAAATTAGTTCTGATTTAGGAAAATATGTTTTAGCATATTTACCAGGCGATGAGTTTCCAAAGGCTGAAATGCTAGAAGATCCATTAAAATCTGATATTAGTGCTGAGATTTTACACACAGCCATAAGTAAAACCATTTTTGCAGCAGGTAACGATGATTTACGCCCTGTAATGTCGGGTGTATATTTTCAGTTTTCTCCAACAGGTGCTATTTTTGTTGCTACCGATGCACATAAATTAGTAAAATATTCTAGAACCGATGTGATTAGTACGGCAGAAACAAACTTTATTATGCCTAAAAAACCGCTAAATATTTTAAAAAATATTTTAGCAACATCTGATGCTTCAGTTGTAATTGAATATAACGATTCTAACGCAATGTTTAGTTTTGATAATTATACATTAATTTGTAGATTAATTGATGGTAAATACCCAAATTACGAAGCGGTTATACCAAAAGAAAACCCTAATAAGTTAATTATATCACGTACACAATTTTTAAGTTCAGTACGCCGTGTGGCTATTTATGCTAATAAAACTACACACCAAATTCGTTTAAAAATTGCTGGAACCGAATTAAATATTTCTGCTGAAGATATTGATTATTCAAATAAAGCAGACGAGCGCTTAACATGTGATTATCAAGGAGATGATATGCAAATTGGTTTTAATTCACGTTTTTTAACGGAAATGTTAACCAATTTACAATCAGACGAAATACAATTAGAAATGTCGTTACCTAACCGCGCAGGTATTTTAACACCTATTGATGGATTAGATGAAGGCGAAACAGTTACAATGCTTGTAATGCCTGTAATGTTAAACAATTAA
- a CDS encoding hydrogen peroxide-inducible genes activator, with product MTITQLNYVLAVAEFQNFTIAAEKCFVTQPTLSMQIQKLEEELDIKIFDRNKKPIQLTEVGKKIVAQAQSIVNEADRIKDIVEQQKGFIGGDFKIGIIPTIMPTLLPMFLNNFIKKYPKLNLIIEEHTTDEIINRLKKGQLDAAIAATPLREPDLKEIVLYYEPFVGYFPNSFNKNKSLLSADDLNINDILLLQDGHCFTNGILNICKASKLDHKRRFELTSGSFETLIGLANEGLGVTFLPYLHTLQLNEKDKLNLVEFANPKPSREVSLIFSRNELKIHIIDAIRNTISGVVKGAIAFQDIEIISPKLNT from the coding sequence ATGACAATTACACAATTAAATTATGTACTTGCTGTAGCCGAGTTTCAAAATTTTACAATTGCAGCAGAAAAATGCTTTGTAACACAGCCTACTTTAAGTATGCAAATTCAAAAATTAGAAGAAGAACTAGATATTAAAATTTTTGATAGAAATAAAAAACCTATTCAATTAACCGAAGTAGGTAAGAAAATTGTTGCACAAGCACAAAGTATTGTAAACGAAGCCGACCGTATTAAGGATATTGTAGAGCAACAAAAAGGTTTTATAGGTGGCGATTTTAAAATAGGTATTATACCAACCATTATGCCCACGCTTTTACCAATGTTCTTGAATAATTTTATTAAAAAATATCCTAAACTTAATTTAATAATTGAAGAACATACTACCGACGAAATTATTAATAGATTAAAAAAAGGACAACTTGACGCCGCAATTGCTGCAACTCCTTTGCGTGAGCCCGATTTAAAAGAAATTGTATTGTATTATGAGCCTTTTGTTGGGTATTTTCCAAATAGTTTTAATAAAAATAAATCACTATTATCTGCCGATGATTTAAATATAAACGATATTTTACTTTTACAAGATGGGCATTGTTTTACAAATGGTATTTTAAATATTTGTAAAGCTTCAAAATTAGATCACAAACGTAGATTTGAATTAACATCGGGTAGTTTTGAAACTTTAATAGGTTTAGCAAACGAAGGCTTAGGTGTTACTTTTTTACCTTATTTGCATACTTTGCAGTTAAATGAAAAGGATAAGTTAAATCTTGTTGAATTTGCAAATCCCAAGCCATCGCGTGAGGTAAGTTTAATTTTTTCAAGAAATGAATTAAAAATTCATATTATTGATGCGATTCGCAATACTATTTCGGGGGTAGTTAAAGGTGCTATTGCTTTTCAAGATATCGAAATTATTAGCCCAAAATTAAATACATAA
- the mnmD gene encoding tRNA (5-methylaminomethyl-2-thiouridine)(34)-methyltransferase MnmD: MEREIIVTDDGSHSLFVKNMGETFHSKHGAVQESVHVYINNGIKRLENNQISVLEFGFGTGLNALLTLQFATDTNKKIKYETIEAFPLIKEEYQSLNYNKFVSTNVSLQYLHELPFGKTHEVTPLFAFQKHHNKIEDFTTNNTFDIIYFDVFGYDYQSELWSKEILTKAYQFLKPNGLFVTYACKGIVNKQLKEIGFTVEKLTGPPGKREMICAVKKN; encoded by the coding sequence ATGGAACGTGAAATTATTGTAACAGATGACGGTTCACACTCGCTTTTTGTTAAAAACATGGGCGAAACCTTCCATTCTAAACACGGTGCAGTACAAGAATCGGTTCATGTGTATATAAATAATGGTATAAAAAGATTAGAAAACAACCAAATTAGTGTTTTGGAATTTGGTTTTGGTACTGGTTTAAATGCCTTATTAACTTTACAGTTTGCTACCGATACAAATAAAAAAATTAAGTATGAAACTATTGAGGCTTTTCCTTTGATTAAAGAAGAATATCAATCTTTAAATTATAATAAGTTTGTATCTACCAATGTATCGTTGCAATATTTACACGAATTGCCATTTGGAAAAACACATGAGGTTACGCCTTTATTTGCATTTCAAAAGCATCATAATAAAATAGAAGATTTTACAACGAATAATACGTTTGATATTATTTATTTTGATGTTTTTGGTTACGATTATCAAAGTGAACTTTGGTCTAAAGAAATTTTAACAAAAGCCTATCAATTTTTAAAACCAAACGGCTTGTTTGTAACGTACGCTTGTAAAGGTATAGTAAATAAACAACTAAAAGAAATTGGTTTTACAGTTGAAAAATTAACTGGTCCGCCAGGTAAACGAGAAATGATTTGTGCTGTTAAAAAAAATTAA
- a CDS encoding Dps family protein — protein MNMKILGLPQTETKENIELLNVLLSNFQVYYQNLRGLHWNIRGKRFFELHVKFEELYNQAQLRIDEIAERVLTLGGTPLHTFEDYLKNNKLKVAKNITNDDEAVEMIVQSLAELLVIERDLLERAGAINDEGTNSMMSDLITEQEKQIWMMQAFLG, from the coding sequence ATTAATATGAAAATTTTAGGATTACCACAAACAGAAACCAAAGAAAACATTGAACTTTTAAATGTATTATTATCTAATTTTCAAGTATATTATCAAAATTTACGAGGTTTACATTGGAACATTCGTGGAAAACGATTTTTTGAATTGCATGTTAAGTTTGAAGAACTTTACAACCAAGCACAATTGCGTATTGATGAAATTGCAGAACGTGTACTTACTTTAGGTGGAACGCCTTTACATACTTTTGAAGATTATTTAAAAAACAACAAATTAAAGGTTGCAAAAAACATTACAAACGATGATGAAGCTGTTGAAATGATTGTACAATCTTTAGCAGAATTATTGGTAATTGAAAGAGACTTATTAGAAAGAGCTGGAGCTATTAATGATGAAGGAACTAATTCTATGATGAGTGATTTAATTACCGAACAAGAAAAGCAAATTTGGATGATGCAAGCATTTTTAGGATAA